A genomic segment from Chitinophaga flava encodes:
- a CDS encoding SusC/RagA family TonB-linked outer membrane protein, translating to MKRKFTVSDQQVRSGGPAMSGIKRALLLGCCLLPATLGFGQNNLNEKVKLDVSSASLSQVLKALSNQSSFTFNYVKQDFDGITIKNLKTDNITLNEALHLLSNQSDIEYSVSDKAILLRKRQQQQETTTSGKQITAHKITGRVTTENKEPIPGVTVWVKGTKNRAITDVEGRYEITVDTENPVLSFSYVGYQTTELTPGNNNHIDLVLKTSNSSLNEVVVVGYGTAKKGDLSAAVAVVPDMKQIKERPVLDVANMIQGKVPGITVVSNGGHTSESNNVVIRGVGSRGKESVLYVVDGVPNAPYNPADVESITVLKDAASAAIYGAFSGASGVILVTTRQATKGQPNVQYTSFVGAKQAWRTLQSLKAEDEANVSNLAYINAGQPPLPGWDSTLNPYAQVTRTNWMKEIFRTGMIQRHNISVNAGTEKFSTLLQARYENEEGTLLNTYNKNISLRFNANYEFSKKVKLRQDIFWNNNDNRDAETASGYTGVILSAIYMPRAATPYYADGSFGGVGPIDSKYLGIHGDVVNPVATLLRNQPYNKKSDLQSVTELNVSDIIPGLSYLSRFAYRQNNGLWKNFEPKRLEPGKTNAQNRLSYASDKGYSWIWENTLNYNKIIKKHNIGAMVSMTAQEAGNRNFTTAARGFENEADWARFFVNAGIFDQDRPTDDEWKDRNASYVGRISYSWADRYFVTGSYRYDIAGRLADGNRAKGFPGVTAAWKISSEPFFHVAAVDLVKIRASWGRIGNIGSVDRYYGYPKLKDNYTYQIGNGAPRVNALYTEVQNNPNLSWETSQQTDIGIDVSLLKQRLNITADYFDKRTYDLIKQQDTYWPNTFGLKAPLINQGEIGNKGIEVAVNWHDKIGAVGYDLSANMATLQNRVLYIDENPNSFWVHSDSWRNVLSPYRSKVGQPYYSYWLIQSAGIFQSDAEANAYTKNGQKIQPNAKAGDLKFVDQNGDGKIDDADRVYMGNAFPKLTYGFTASFTWKNFDLSLFLQGVGGVKLFNAFKQSTLNGAEQGYNRWDKILDAWSPDNTGSNIPRISAKDPNKNFQTASDWYLENGNYLRLKNLLIGYTFNKMRWNQGLRVYFSGDNLLTFTKYSGMDPEVGGVGLDGGQFPVSRVYSLGLNVKF from the coding sequence ATGAAAAGGAAATTTACAGTCTCGGACCAACAGGTCCGCAGCGGCGGGCCTGCCATGTCTGGCATCAAACGCGCCCTGTTGCTGGGTTGCTGCCTGCTTCCTGCCACCCTTGGCTTTGGACAAAACAACCTGAACGAAAAGGTTAAACTGGACGTTTCCAGCGCTTCCCTTTCGCAGGTGCTAAAAGCATTAAGCAACCAGAGCAGCTTCACTTTCAACTATGTCAAACAAGATTTTGATGGTATCACTATCAAAAATCTCAAAACAGACAATATCACCCTCAACGAAGCACTGCATCTGCTCAGCAACCAGTCTGATATAGAATACAGCGTTAGCGACAAAGCAATCCTGCTCCGCAAAAGACAACAACAACAGGAAACAACGACCTCCGGTAAACAGATCACAGCACATAAAATCACCGGTCGTGTAACCACCGAAAATAAAGAACCTATCCCCGGCGTAACCGTTTGGGTGAAAGGCACAAAAAACAGAGCCATCACCGATGTCGAAGGACGCTACGAAATAACCGTGGATACCGAAAATCCTGTACTGAGCTTCAGTTATGTAGGTTATCAGACAACAGAACTCACTCCCGGTAATAACAATCACATCGACCTGGTACTCAAAACCAGCAACAGCTCCCTGAATGAAGTAGTAGTGGTAGGTTATGGCACCGCCAAAAAAGGAGACCTCTCCGCTGCCGTTGCCGTAGTACCCGATATGAAACAAATCAAGGAACGCCCGGTACTCGATGTGGCCAACATGATCCAGGGTAAAGTGCCTGGTATCACCGTAGTAAGCAACGGTGGCCATACCAGCGAATCCAACAACGTGGTGATCCGCGGTGTGGGCTCCCGTGGTAAGGAAAGTGTACTGTACGTAGTAGACGGTGTGCCCAACGCACCCTATAACCCGGCCGATGTGGAATCCATTACTGTATTAAAAGATGCGGCTTCCGCAGCTATCTACGGTGCTTTCTCCGGTGCTTCCGGTGTTATCCTCGTGACTACACGCCAGGCTACCAAAGGACAACCCAACGTACAATATACCAGCTTTGTAGGCGCCAAACAGGCATGGCGTACCCTGCAATCCCTCAAGGCTGAAGACGAAGCAAATGTGTCTAACCTGGCCTATATCAATGCAGGCCAGCCACCACTGCCCGGATGGGATTCTACCCTGAACCCTTATGCACAGGTGACCCGTACCAACTGGATGAAGGAAATATTCCGTACCGGTATGATACAACGTCATAACATCAGCGTAAATGCAGGTACAGAAAAATTCTCCACCCTCCTGCAGGCCCGCTATGAAAACGAAGAAGGAACCCTCCTCAATACTTATAATAAGAATATCTCCCTGCGCTTTAATGCTAACTATGAATTCTCCAAAAAAGTAAAACTGCGGCAGGATATCTTCTGGAACAACAACGATAACAGAGATGCTGAAACCGCCAGCGGTTACACCGGCGTTATCCTCTCCGCCATCTACATGCCACGTGCTGCCACCCCTTATTATGCAGACGGCTCTTTCGGCGGCGTTGGACCCATCGATTCCAAATACCTTGGTATCCATGGAGACGTTGTAAACCCGGTAGCTACACTGCTCCGCAACCAGCCTTACAATAAAAAAAGCGACCTGCAGTCTGTAACAGAACTGAACGTATCTGATATCATCCCGGGTCTGAGCTATTTATCCCGCTTTGCCTACCGCCAGAACAACGGCCTTTGGAAAAACTTTGAGCCTAAAAGACTGGAGCCAGGAAAAACAAATGCCCAAAACAGACTGTCCTATGCTTCTGATAAAGGATATTCCTGGATATGGGAAAATACCCTGAACTACAACAAAATCATCAAAAAACACAACATCGGTGCGATGGTGTCTATGACAGCACAAGAAGCTGGCAACCGCAACTTCACCACTGCCGCCAGAGGCTTCGAAAATGAAGCTGACTGGGCACGGTTTTTTGTGAACGCCGGTATATTCGATCAGGACCGTCCAACAGATGATGAATGGAAAGACAGAAACGCCTCTTATGTAGGAAGAATCTCCTATAGCTGGGCCGACCGCTATTTCGTGACCGGTAGTTACCGTTATGATATCGCCGGCAGACTGGCCGACGGTAACCGTGCCAAAGGTTTTCCCGGTGTGACAGCCGCCTGGAAAATCAGCTCTGAGCCATTCTTTCATGTCGCTGCAGTAGACCTGGTAAAAATCAGAGCCAGCTGGGGCCGCATCGGTAACATCGGCTCCGTTGACCGCTACTACGGTTATCCTAAACTGAAAGATAATTATACCTATCAGATCGGAAATGGTGCTCCCCGTGTAAACGCACTGTACACCGAAGTGCAGAACAATCCTAACCTCTCCTGGGAAACATCCCAGCAAACAGATATCGGTATCGATGTCAGCCTGCTCAAACAACGCCTCAACATCACCGCTGATTATTTCGACAAACGTACCTACGATCTCATCAAACAGCAGGATACTTACTGGCCTAATACCTTCGGCCTCAAAGCCCCGCTGATCAACCAGGGTGAAATAGGTAACAAAGGCATCGAGGTGGCTGTGAACTGGCACGACAAAATAGGTGCTGTAGGCTACGACCTGAGTGCTAATATGGCTACCCTGCAAAACCGGGTGTTATATATCGATGAAAACCCTAACTCATTCTGGGTACACTCCGACAGCTGGAGAAATGTATTGTCTCCTTACCGCTCCAAAGTAGGACAACCTTATTACTCCTATTGGCTGATACAGTCTGCCGGCATTTTCCAGTCAGATGCTGAAGCCAACGCCTACACGAAAAACGGACAGAAAATACAGCCTAATGCCAAAGCCGGTGACCTGAAATTCGTGGATCAGAATGGCGACGGAAAAATTGATGATGCTGACAGAGTGTATATGGGCAATGCCTTCCCTAAACTGACTTATGGCTTTACTGCCAGCTTTACCTGGAAAAACTTCGATCTGAGCCTCTTCCTGCAGGGTGTTGGTGGTGTAAAACTGTTCAATGCCTTCAAACAGAGCACGCTCAACGGAGCTGAACAGGGTTACAATCGCTGGGACAAAATACTGGATGCCTGGTCTCCTGATAATACCGGCTCCAATATTCCACGTATCTCTGCCAAAGATCCCAACAAAAACTTCCAGACAGCTTCTGACTGGTATCTGGAAAATGGTAACTACCTGCGCCTGAAAAACCTGCTGATAGGCTACACCTTCAACAAGATGCGCTGGAACCAGGGTCTTCGTGTATACTTCAGCGGTGACAACCTGCTCACCTTTACCAAATATTCCGGAATGGACCCTGAAGTGGGCGGTGTAGGCCTCGATGGTGGACAGTTCCCTGTATCCCGTGTGTATTCGCTGGGTCTTAATGTTAAATTCTGA
- a CDS encoding FecR family protein, with the protein MTPQKYPGAQALLEKFHAGKCSPEELEILDRWYNGLGEGTPDLSALEADLLREQFLASFRNALPPAIMPWWRRPGIRWSAAASILLLAGTAWLWKGSPARISGSLAQNGMVTITNNTTGIKQVTLPDSSHIWLNAYATVSWKKDFNQHERSITLTGEGFFDVHASDKHPFIIHTRDMAIRVLGTQFNVEAYAAEKTTRVSLLQGKVQVEARKNKSVATVLKPGYAAAYNSGETLMHVSETDAAKVAAWKDGAFTATDIPLKDAVTRLCDRHGYSVKWKNTTDIQKNITVIFKTDSFTRMLDNLCYISRKQYKISDREVTIF; encoded by the coding sequence ATGACACCACAAAAATATCCAGGGGCTCAGGCCCTGTTAGAAAAATTTCATGCAGGGAAATGCAGCCCTGAAGAACTGGAGATCCTCGACCGGTGGTATAATGGTTTGGGAGAAGGGACACCTGACTTGTCTGCCCTGGAAGCAGACCTGTTGCGGGAACAGTTCCTGGCCAGTTTCAGAAATGCATTGCCTCCGGCTATTATGCCATGGTGGCGCCGCCCGGGTATCAGGTGGTCTGCTGCTGCCAGTATACTGCTGCTGGCAGGCACTGCATGGCTGTGGAAAGGCAGTCCGGCCCGTATATCCGGCAGCCTGGCCCAAAACGGTATGGTGACCATCACTAATAATACCACCGGTATCAAACAGGTAACACTGCCCGATAGCTCTCATATCTGGCTCAATGCTTATGCTACCGTATCCTGGAAAAAAGATTTTAACCAGCATGAACGCAGTATAACGCTCACGGGTGAAGGTTTTTTTGATGTACATGCCAGCGACAAACACCCTTTCATCATCCATACCAGGGATATGGCCATCCGCGTACTGGGCACACAGTTCAACGTAGAAGCCTATGCAGCGGAAAAAACTACCAGGGTATCACTCCTGCAGGGTAAAGTACAGGTGGAAGCCCGTAAAAACAAATCCGTGGCTACTGTATTAAAACCCGGCTATGCCGCCGCTTACAACAGTGGAGAAACGTTGATGCATGTGAGTGAAACCGATGCCGCCAAGGTAGCTGCCTGGAAAGACGGCGCTTTCACCGCCACCGACATCCCGCTGAAAGACGCAGTCACCAGGCTCTGCGACCGTCATGGTTATTCTGTAAAATGGAAAAATACAACAGACATACAAAAGAATATTACAGTCATATTTAAAACAGACAGCTTCACCAGAATGCTGGACAATTTATGTTACATCAGTCGTAAACAGTATAAAATTTCCGATAGAGAAGTGACCATTTTTTAA
- a CDS encoding RNA polymerase sigma factor: MTVHKPITSCKAGTVADRLAFEQSVAAYWNKLLAIAVAKTNAHDAFDIVQDIFLSLWEKWDTAPKDEGLEFYLLHALKLRIFKYYRTNGRYQAHLKQLETLLQDTLDTPGAFAQEELYGLQEAVLNEALDTLSPSQQQLMTLRVRHHYSYQQIAGMLDIDPASARVLYSRALKQVKTHIKANPSLALSLVASWVLFTIP, encoded by the coding sequence ATGACCGTGCATAAACCAATTACTTCCTGTAAAGCAGGTACTGTGGCAGATCGGCTGGCTTTTGAGCAATCTGTGGCTGCTTACTGGAACAAGCTCCTGGCCATTGCGGTGGCCAAAACCAATGCACACGATGCGTTTGATATTGTGCAGGATATTTTTCTTTCTTTATGGGAGAAATGGGATACAGCTCCGAAAGATGAAGGTCTTGAGTTTTATCTGTTACATGCGCTGAAACTCCGCATATTTAAATACTACCGTACCAATGGCCGTTACCAGGCCCACCTGAAACAGCTGGAAACATTATTGCAGGATACGCTGGATACGCCCGGCGCCTTTGCCCAGGAAGAGTTATATGGGCTGCAGGAAGCTGTATTAAACGAAGCGCTGGATACTTTGTCACCCAGTCAGCAGCAGCTGATGACGTTAAGAGTCCGTCATCATTATTCATATCAACAGATTGCCGGGATGCTGGACATAGACCCGGCTTCCGCCCGTGTATTATACAGCCGGGCCCTGAAACAGGTGAAAACACATATCAAAGCCAATCCTTCCCTGGCACTCAGCCTGGTGGCCTCCTGGGTGTTGTTTACAATTCCTTAA
- a CDS encoding RagB/SusD family nutrient uptake outer membrane protein, with translation MKKRNIYIPVLIALMAGGSGCTNKWVDTKPNGAPSSAFFWQSDNDLRKATAALYIEMKSEQTWGRDLFWVQDASDDVIIGRVKADGENIKNFIPSGREGYLTEGWNRLYGTISKANQTIQGIQSAVNVSDAVKKQSLGEAYFMRGFAHFWIAYMWGHKNQGVPFDGPENAEYGKRIPPQLASVTDNYAQIISDLQKAADLLPLFESYGDADKGRAHKAAAWAYMVKVYAYWAQFDKTKWQQVPALCDKIRDEGHRALITGKASAKDNYQAVFSVANNWSSEYIWSVTSSVQGGSEFPGVVLENKGWLKYNGWGYFQPTEELYEEYEANDPRREVTILKFGDKFTYIGQDRLYTSTNSLSGFQMNKYMEPYSHGSNGDMSSNTFASSDPDYPTTTLNLPLIRYAEILLFKAEALIQQGRAGEAAAPLNEIRARVGLAPVATPTMDDLKHERRVELACEWTDRFHDLKRWGDYAKINAPLHGRIHANREDPASPYTIKEVWPARNFNPDKHMAWPISPDEIARTNGAYKQTPGW, from the coding sequence ATGAAAAAGAGAAATATTTATATACCCGTTCTGATAGCGCTGATGGCCGGCGGAAGTGGCTGTACCAATAAATGGGTAGATACCAAACCTAATGGCGCTCCTTCTTCAGCATTCTTCTGGCAAAGCGATAATGATCTCCGTAAAGCCACTGCTGCGCTGTATATCGAAATGAAAAGTGAACAAACCTGGGGAAGGGATCTCTTCTGGGTACAGGATGCCAGCGATGACGTGATCATAGGCAGGGTAAAAGCTGATGGAGAAAATATCAAGAATTTTATTCCCAGCGGCCGCGAAGGTTACCTCACTGAAGGATGGAATCGCTTGTATGGTACTATCAGCAAAGCCAACCAGACCATTCAGGGTATTCAGTCTGCAGTGAATGTATCGGATGCCGTAAAAAAACAATCACTGGGCGAAGCCTATTTTATGCGCGGTTTTGCACATTTCTGGATCGCTTATATGTGGGGCCATAAAAACCAGGGCGTGCCTTTTGACGGACCGGAAAATGCTGAGTATGGCAAACGTATTCCGCCACAACTGGCATCTGTGACCGACAACTACGCACAGATTATCAGCGACCTGCAGAAAGCAGCAGACCTGCTGCCTTTGTTCGAATCTTATGGTGATGCCGATAAAGGTCGTGCGCATAAAGCTGCTGCCTGGGCCTACATGGTAAAAGTATATGCTTACTGGGCACAGTTCGACAAAACCAAATGGCAACAGGTACCAGCACTGTGTGATAAAATCCGCGATGAAGGTCACCGTGCCCTCATCACTGGTAAAGCCAGCGCAAAAGATAACTACCAGGCTGTTTTCAGCGTGGCCAACAACTGGTCTTCTGAATATATCTGGTCTGTAACTTCCAGCGTTCAGGGCGGTTCCGAATTTCCGGGTGTAGTACTCGAAAACAAAGGATGGCTTAAGTACAATGGTTGGGGTTATTTCCAGCCTACCGAAGAGCTGTATGAAGAATATGAAGCCAATGACCCAAGAAGAGAAGTGACCATTCTGAAATTTGGCGACAAATTTACCTATATCGGACAGGACAGATTATATACTTCTACCAACAGTTTGTCTGGTTTCCAGATGAACAAATATATGGAACCATATAGCCACGGTTCAAATGGTGACATGTCTTCCAATACCTTTGCAAGCTCTGATCCCGATTATCCAACTACAACATTGAACCTGCCGCTCATCCGTTATGCAGAGATCCTGCTGTTTAAAGCAGAAGCGCTGATCCAACAGGGCAGGGCAGGAGAAGCAGCTGCACCGCTCAATGAAATAAGGGCTCGTGTAGGACTCGCGCCTGTGGCCACTCCTACCATGGACGATCTTAAACACGAACGTCGCGTGGAACTGGCTTGTGAGTGGACAGACCGCTTCCATGATCTTAAAAGATGGGGAGACTATGCTAAAATCAACGCTCCGCTGCATGGCCGTATCCATGCCAACCGCGAAGATCCGGCTTCTCCTTATACCATCAAGGAGGTTTGGCCTGCCCGCAACTTTAACCCGGACAAACATATGGCATGGCCTATCAGCCCGGATGAAATTGCCCGTACCAACGGCGCTTACAAACAAACACCAGGCTGGTAA